The DNA sequence CACAGGACGTGTCTGTCACAGGGCTCCATGTGGGGCATCAGGCACTAAACGGCAGATACTGTTCTGGGTGTGAATTAGAGGTAGCCATCTGCCTGGCCCCTGAGTTTGACCTGAATCCAAATCCCTAGTTCTTCGGTGTCTTTCTCAATGAGGATTCAGCGAGCTCCCACATTGCGTGGGACTTAGGCGGAAGGCAGGCGCCTCCGTCACGGATGCTCAGATCCCAATCCCTGACTAGGGCCAAACTGGGTTGTGGAGCCCCTCACAGCTCAGTTTCCTcctcccccccttccttcctcatcAGTGGTGCCTTACTATCCTTTCCTCATTTACTTGGGCGCAAGTGCCAGGCTCTGCCCACCCTTGGCACGTTGGGCAAAGCGGATGTGGGAGCCTCCCCCAGTCCTCCAGGCAGGCCTGCCTGATGCCGCCCCCTCACCGGCGGTGCCAGTGCCTGGCCGCGGGTGGTAGCTCACCATGTACCGGTGCCACAGCTGACAGATCGACTTCGGGACGCGGAGAACGAATCCATGGCCAAGATCGCTGAACTGGAAAAGCAGCTAAGTCTGGCCCGAAAGGAATTGGAGACCCTGCGGGTGAGGCTGGGGGCGTGGGCTTGGTTGGGGAGTGTGGGGCTCCTAAAAACAGGTCAGCTGGGGCTTTTACTTGACATCTTCCTCCACCCCGGCAAGAAGCTAGAGGTCCTCTGTGCCAGGGAACTTGCCGGTAGGCACTTAACCCTTCCCTGGGGCTCGTAGGAGCGCTTCAGTGATTCGACTCCCATGGGCGCCTCCAGACGTCCCTCCGAGCCTGAGAAAGTGCCTGCGCCCGCCCCAGCGCGGCCCTCGGCCCTAGAGCTGAAGGTGGAGGAGCTGGAGGAGAAGGGGTTAATCCGTGTCCTGAGGGGGCCCGGGGATACCGTCTCCATCGAGATCGTCCCAGGCGCTGTGGCAACCCCGAGCGGTGGGGATGTTCCAACTCCAAAGGCATCCATGGACTCCTCCAGCCCAGGTGTGCAGGAGCATCAAGCTGGGGGAGGGAGATCAGGGCCTGGAAGGGGATCCTGGGGGCATATCTGGTCGGGAGATTTGGATTGTGTGCGAGGCGAGGCTCATGTGGGAGCAGGTGGGTTGAAATGGGCCGTGTACGCTTGCGTAGGGCAGGGAGGCGGAGACAAGACCACTTAAGTCAAGAGTCTGATAAATCCCTCCCCCGCTCAGATCTCCCACTTGAAGTAGAGTCGGTTCCGGGAGCAGCCCCGCCCCCGCCACCCCCGTTGCCTGGCCTCCAGTCCCAGCAAGAAGCTCCGCCCTCGGCGCCCCCTCTGGCACCACCTCTCCCGGGCTGCCCCGAGCCTCCGTCTGCGCCGCCGTTGCCTGGAGACCTGCCGCcccctccgccgccgccgccgcctcctccgCTTGGCAATGATGGGCCTGTGCCGCCGCCGCCCCCACCGCCTCCGGGAGGTCCCCCTGATGCCCTTGAAGGACCTAGCCCAGAGATGGGCCCAGGTGAATGGAATGGACCGCCCAGGGTAGAGGATGGTGGGGGCGGAGATGGAACAGAGCCTCAGTCTCTGAATCCTCCAGACCCTCTGCTTGGGGACCACCGACTACCCTTGACCTGCCCTGTCAGGTTTCGCTGGCCTGGTTTCCTCGCTGGCCTCTTGTGCTTaccactctccctcctcccccaccccacaggaGTGAAGGCCAAGAAACCCATCCAGACTAAGTTCCGGATGCCACTCTTGAACTGGGTGGCCCTGAAACCCAATCAGATTACAGGCACCGTCTTCACAGAGCTCAACGATGAGAAGGTTCTGCAGGTGAGCAGGCCTGCTGGCAGTGTGGGCACCAGAGGAGGGGCTGGTGGGTATCACGATGTGGACATTCAGATTGGATTGGTGAATCCAGTCTGACTCTCCTGGAGGCTTTCCCCTCTCCCCAAGCGAGTGGCTCATCCCTCCCCCTCTGTCTGGCCCCTTCTCTTAGGCCCCTTTTTCACAGACAACCAGGGTCTCTGCCCTCCTGGGTCTAGTTTTTTTTCTAGAAGAGAGGTGTGATCTTGCCTGTGCCAGGAATACTCTTCCCTTTTCCCTATTTACTGCTGGCCAGTTCAGCCCTTTAGCTCTAATGGCCAGAGTCTGGGTCCCTTGGGTTGGGTCagtctctcctcttccttcagcCAATCAGGGCCTGTGGTCAAGTTGGCTCACTGCTTTGTCTTTCACTAGTTTGTGTCTCTGCTGCTCAACCAGGAGTGTGGCAGACCTTGTCCACACCCAGccctgctttctctctctgcaCTCTCAGGAGCTGGACATGAGTGACTTTGAGGAGCAGTTCAAGACCAAATCTCAAGGCCCCAGCTTGGACCTCAGTGCTCTCAAGGGCAAGGCAGCCCAGAAGGCCCCTAGCAAGGCCACACTCATAGAGGCCAACCGGGCCAAGAACCTGGCCATCACGCTGCGCAAGGGCAACCTGGGGGCTGACCGGATCTGCCAGGCCATCGAGATGTGAGTACCTGTGCTCAGGGCTGTGGGCAGCCCCGCCCCTCCGCTAGGTCAGAGTCATCAGGTGGATCCCCCAGTTGTGGGACAGCCCATCAAGCTTCATAGCCATCTTGGTCAGGAAACCTTGTCCTCATTTCCAGGCCAAGAAAGCTGAGGCCATTACTGTGAGTCCATGCCCAGACTAGGACATTCCCACTCCCTTCCTGCTTTTGCCTGCTGTGAGCAATCAGGCTGAGGGATTTATAGTAGGCATTTGCCACCGATGTATAAGTGGGATCTGGACTTCCCATCTTCTGATTTCACTTGACTCCTACCTCTTGTTTTCTGAAGCTGATGGCAAATATTGAAGTTCATTTATTGGACCAGAGGAGGAGGCATTGTGTTGTTCTCAGGGACTGGTAGATGTTGGCAATACCCactctcccctctgctccccgcACACAGGTATGACTTGCAGACTCTAGGTCTGGACTTCCTGGAACTGTTGACCCGCTTCCTGCCCACGGAGTATGAGCGCAGCCTCATTGCCCGCTTTGAGCGGGAGGAGCGGCCGATGGAGGAGCTGTCGGAGGAGGACCGCTTCATGCTGCGCTTCAGCCGCATCCCTCGCCTGCCGGAGCGGATGACCACGCTCACCTTCCTGGGCAACTTCCCAGACACGACCCAGCTGCTCATGCCGGTGTGGGCGGGGTGGACAGGTGGTGTGgcttggggtggaggtggggaggaggcatCTCCCGGCCTGGGCTCTAAGAGGGCACTTGGGAGTATTTGAGCCTCCTGACAGGGGAGGCTCCGATCTACATAAACTCTCCTGTACCATTCCCAGCAACTGAATGCCATCATTGCAGCGTCAATGTCTATCAAGTCCTCTGACAAACTCCGTCAGATCCTGGAGGTGAGAGCCCAGGGAGCAGGGCCAGAGGCAGGCCCCCCCTTGCCTGTTCTGGGTAGTGTGAGGGAGGCCCAGGCCTTGCCCACCTTGGATGCAACAAAGATAATGTCCCTACTTCTCATATACATGCTCAGAATGACAAGCTGAGAAGGGGGTGAGGATTCGCTAAAGCAGCCATGTCTGTAACAGCAGACCTGAGACCCACAGAGGGCTAAGCCCCTCTGGGAATTGCTGTGTGAATGGCAAAGCAACCACACCTGCACAGTGGAGTGTCCAGGAACCAAAATAATGGTTATTAGAAAAGTGGGAACCCCACAGCCTAGGAGTGGATGTTGGCAACTACTCAGTTTTGGGTTAGTATAGATAAAATCGGGTGTGCTCATGGTGTTAAATGGTGCACACATGTGAGACATGTATACATAAATTTGTCATGAAACTAAAGTATTCACTCAGGAGCACAACAGGCTGAGTATGCAAGCTTGCTTTTCttgccaccttttttttttttggcagtactggagtttgaactcagggcctcatgcttgctaggcaggcattctaccatttgagccactccaccttgccaccttttctctttcttgtaatATATGCTTAAGGGGGCTTCCTCAGCTCTAGCACCCTGTTGAGttcctcctctgcctcttccAGATTGTCCTGGCTTTTGGCAACTACATGAACAGCAGCAAGCGTGGGGCAGCCTATGGTTTCCGGCTCCAGAGTCTGGATGCGGTGAGGGAAGGGACCCTGGCACAGGAGATGGGGGCTGGCTGGTGGGCCGTGGCTCACAACAGGTCCTTGTGTAGCTGTTGGAGATGAAGTCTACTGACCGCAAGCAGACGCTGCTGCACTACTTGGTGAAGGTCATTGCTGAGAAGTACCCGCAGCTCACAGGATTTCACACTGATCTGCACTTCCTGGACAAGGCAGGCTCAGGTATGGGGTTCCAGGGCCTTAGGTGCAAGCAGGGGCACTCAGTCCTGGGGCCACTGGGCTAGTGTTGGTTGGAAGAAAGCAAAGGGACCACAGGATGTAACTGGGGGTGCTGCCTGATTCTCTTAACTCCATGTTGCTCCCCTATCTGCTCCACTCAGTGTCCCTCGACAGTGTCCTGGGGGACGTGCGTTCCCTGCAACGGGGCCTGGAGTTGACACAGCGGGAGTTTGTGCGTCAGGATGACTGCATGGTGCTCAAGGAGTTCCTGAGGACCAACTCGCCCATCATGGACAAGCTGCTTGCAGACAGCAAGACAGCTCAGGtgggctggggctggcctggcTTGGTGGCGGGAGGTTGGGTTTGGGGATGGAGTACTTGCCATTGGAGTACTAGGTGGGGATGTGTAGCCAAGACCTGGGAGGGCATGGCCACAGGTGGGACCTCTTGGAAGATGGAGCAGGAATGAGGGGCCAAACTGCCTGGAGGACCAGAGATGAGGTGGCAGTGTCCCTGAGGGTTACAAAGCCAACATCAGGCTCCAAAGGTCTGTGCTGGTAGGGCTGATGGGCTGTGCTTGCAGGAGGCCTATGAGTCTGTGGTGGAGTACTTTGGAGAGAACCCCAAGACTACATCCCCCTCCATGTTCTTTTCCCTGTTCAGTCGCTTCACCAAGGCCTACAAGGTACATGGGGCTGGTGGGTGGGCTGAGGGCCCTGAAGTCTTTTTACCTGGACAGTGGGAGGGGTAGGGGCTGTTTGTGTCATGGGTaggtcagggaaggagggagggctgCTCTCACCAAGATCCACCTTGGTCCCTCAGAAAGCCGAGCAGGAGGTGGAACAGTGGAAGAAAGAagcagctgctcaggaagcaggcGCCGACATCCTGGGCAAGGGAGAGTCCCCAACACCCAAGGTAGGCAGCTGTCCCTGAGCCTGGTACTGAGTGAGATGCAGGAATATGTGTTATCCTCATCGCCATCTGACACCAGCCCCAGACCCTCATTGTCAGGGACAGGCCCTGCCCAAGGACAATGCAGTGCCCAGGGGCCAGGGAAGAAGGGGCTTCCTCCTGATCCAGTCAGCAGTCCTTGCTGTgaccaggcagatgctctaggGTTGGGTGTAGTGGGAGGGATCCTGGAGCTGGAACTGTTTATCCCCCCCAGTCTCCACCCAAGGCCCGGCGAC is a window from the Castor canadensis chromosome 11, mCasCan1.hap1v2, whole genome shotgun sequence genome containing:
- the Fmnl1 gene encoding formin-like protein 1 isoform X6: MGNAAGSAEQPAGPATPPPKQPVAPKQPMPAAGELEERFTRVLNCMNLPPDKVQLLSQYDNEKKWELICDQERFQVKNPPAAYIQKLKSYLDTGGVSRKFKRRVQESTQVLRELETSLRTNHIGWVQEFLNEENCGLDVLLEYLAFAQCSVTYNMESTDNGASSAEKSKPLEQSVEDLSKGPASSVPKNRHLTIKLTPAHSRKTLRNSRIVSQKDDVHVCIMCLRAIMNYQSGFSLVMNHPACVNEIALSLNNKNPRTKALVLELLAAVCLVRGGHDIILAAFDNFKEVCGEQHRFEKLMEYFRNEDSNIDFMVACMQFINIVVHSVENMNFRVFLQYEFTHLGLDLYLERLRLTESDKLQVQIQAYLDNVFDVGALLEDTETKNALLEHMEELQEQVALLTDRLRDAENESMAKIAELEKQLSLARKELETLRERFSDSTPMGASRRPSEPEKVPAPAPARPSALELKVEELEEKGLIRVLRGPGDTVSIEIVPGAVATPSGGDVPTPKASMDSSSPDLPLEVESVPGAAPPPPPPLPGLQSQQEAPPSAPPLAPPLPGCPEPPSAPPLPGDLPPPPPPPPPPPLGNDGPVPPPPPPPPGGPPDALEGPSPEMGPGVKAKKPIQTKFRMPLLNWVALKPNQITGTVFTELNDEKVLQELDMSDFEEQFKTKSQGPSLDLSALKGKAAQKAPSKATLIEANRAKNLAITLRKGNLGADRICQAIEMYDLQTLGLDFLELLTRFLPTEYERSLIARFEREERPMEELSEEDRFMLRFSRIPRLPERMTTLTFLGNFPDTTQLLMPQLNAIIAASMSIKSSDKLRQILEIVLAFGNYMNSSKRGAAYGFRLQSLDALLEMKSTDRKQTLLHYLVKVIAEKYPQLTGFHTDLHFLDKAGSVSLDSVLGDVRSLQRGLELTQREFVRQDDCMVLKEFLRTNSPIMDKLLADSKTAQEAYESVVEYFGENPKTTSPSMFFSLFSRFTKAYKKAEQEVEQWKKEAAAQEAGADILGKGESPTPKSPPKARRQQMDLISELKRKQQKEPLIYESDRDGAIEDIITDLRNQPYIRADTGRRSARRRPPGPPLQVTADLSL
- the Fmnl1 gene encoding formin-like protein 1 isoform X2 encodes the protein MGNAAGSAEQPAGPATPPPKQPVAPKQPMPAAGELEERFTRVLNCMNLPPDKVQLLSQYDNEKKWELICDQERFQVKNPPAAYIQKLKSYLDTGGVSRKVAADWMSNLGFKRRVQESTQVLRELETSLRTNHIGWVQEFLNEENCGLDVLLEYLAFAQCSVTYNMESTDNGASSAEKSKPLEQSVEDLSKGPASSVPKNRHLTIKCPPSPRLTPAHSRKTLRNSRIVSQKDDVHVCIMCLRAIMNYQSGFSLVMNHPACVNEIALSLNNKNPRTKALVLELLAAVCLVRGGHDIILAAFDNFKEVCGEQHRFEKLMEYFRNEDSNIDFMVACMQFINIVVHSVENMNFRVFLQYEFTHLGLDLYLERLRLTESDKLQVQIQAYLDNVFDVGALLEDTETKNALLEHMEELQEQVALLTDRLRDAENESMAKIAELEKQLSLARKELETLRERFSDSTPMGASRRPSEPEKVPAPAPARPSALELKVEELEEKGLIRVLRGPGDTVSIEIVPGAVATPSGGDVPTPKASMDSSSPDLPLEVESVPGAAPPPPPPLPGLQSQQEAPPSAPPLAPPLPGCPEPPSAPPLPGDLPPPPPPPPPPPLGNDGPVPPPPPPPPGGPPDALEGPSPEMGPGVKAKKPIQTKFRMPLLNWVALKPNQITGTVFTELNDEKVLQELDMSDFEEQFKTKSQGPSLDLSALKGKAAQKAPSKATLIEANRAKNLAITLRKGNLGADRICQAIEMYDLQTLGLDFLELLTRFLPTEYERSLIARFEREERPMEELSEEDRFMLRFSRIPRLPERMTTLTFLGNFPDTTQLLMPQLNAIIAASMSIKSSDKLRQILEIVLAFGNYMNSSKRGAAYGFRLQSLDALLEMKSTDRKQTLLHYLVKVIAEKYPQLTGFHTDLHFLDKAGSVSLDSVLGDVRSLQRGLELTQREFVRQDDCMVLKEFLRTNSPIMDKLLADSKTAQEAYESVVEYFGENPKTTSPSMFFSLFSRFTKAYKKAEQEVEQWKKEAAAQEAGADILGKGESPTPKSPPKARRQQMDLISELKRKQQKEPLIYESDRDGAIEDIITVLKTVPFTARTGKRTSRLLCEASLGEEVPL
- the Fmnl1 gene encoding formin-like protein 1 isoform X1 — encoded protein: MGNAAGSAEQPAGPATPPPKQPVAPKQPMPAAGELEERFTRVLNCMNLPPDKVQLLSQYDNEKKWELICDQERFQVKNPPAAYIQKLKSYLDTGGVSRKVAADWMSNLGFKRRVQESTQVLRELETSLRTNHIGWVQEFLNEENCGLDVLLEYLAFAQCSVTYNMESTDNGASSAEKSKPLEQSVEDLSKGPASSVPKNRHLTIKCPPSPRLTPAHSRKTLRNSRIVSQKDDVHVCIMCLRAIMNYQSGFSLVMNHPACVNEIALSLNNKNPRTKALVLELLAAVCLVRGGHDIILAAFDNFKEVCGEQHRFEKLMEYFRNEDSNIDFMVACMQFINIVVHSVENMNFRVFLQYEFTHLGLDLYLERLRLTESDKLQVQIQAYLDNVFDVGALLEDTETKNALLEHMEELQEQVALLTDRLRDAENESMAKIAELEKQLSLARKELETLRERFSDSTPMGASRRPSEPEKVPAPAPARPSALELKVEELEEKGLIRVLRGPGDTVSIEIVPGAVATPSGGDVPTPKASMDSSSPDLPLEVESVPGAAPPPPPPLPGLQSQQEAPPSAPPLAPPLPGCPEPPSAPPLPGDLPPPPPPPPPPPLGNDGPVPPPPPPPPGGPPDALEGPSPEMGPGVKAKKPIQTKFRMPLLNWVALKPNQITGTVFTELNDEKVLQELDMSDFEEQFKTKSQGPSLDLSALKGKAAQKAPSKATLIEANRAKNLAITLRKGNLGADRICQAIEMYDLQTLGLDFLELLTRFLPTEYERSLIARFEREERPMEELSEEDRFMLRFSRIPRLPERMTTLTFLGNFPDTTQLLMPQLNAIIAASMSIKSSDKLRQILEIVLAFGNYMNSSKRGAAYGFRLQSLDALLEMKSTDRKQTLLHYLVKVIAEKYPQLTGFHTDLHFLDKAGSVSLDSVLGDVRSLQRGLELTQREFVRQDDCMVLKEFLRTNSPIMDKLLADSKTAQEAYESVVEYFGENPKTTSPSMFFSLFSRFTKAYKKAEQEVEQWKKEAAAQEAGADILGKGESPTPKSPPKARRQQMDLISELKRKQQKEPLIYESDRDGAIEDIITDLRNQPYIRADTGRRSARRRPPGPPLQVTADLSL
- the Fmnl1 gene encoding formin-like protein 1 isoform X4, translated to MGNAAGSAEQPAGPATPPPKQPVAPKQPMPAAGELEERFTRVLNCMNLPPDKVQLLSQYDNEKKWELICDQERFQVKNPPAAYIQKLKSYLDTGGVSRKVAADWMSNLGFKRRVQESTQVLRELETSLRTNHIGWVQEFLNEENCGLDVLLEYLAFAQCSVTYNMESTDNGASSAEKSKPLEQSVEDLSKGPASSVPKNRHLTIKLTPAHSRKTLRNSRIVSQKDDVHVCIMCLRAIMNYQSGFSLVMNHPACVNEIALSLNNKNPRTKALVLELLAAVCLVRGGHDIILAAFDNFKEVCGEQHRFEKLMEYFRNEDSNIDFMVACMQFINIVVHSVENMNFRVFLQYEFTHLGLDLYLERLRLTESDKLQVQIQAYLDNVFDVGALLEDTETKNALLEHMEELQEQVALLTDRLRDAENESMAKIAELEKQLSLARKELETLRERFSDSTPMGASRRPSEPEKVPAPAPARPSALELKVEELEEKGLIRVLRGPGDTVSIEIVPGAVATPSGGDVPTPKASMDSSSPDLPLEVESVPGAAPPPPPPLPGLQSQQEAPPSAPPLAPPLPGCPEPPSAPPLPGDLPPPPPPPPPPPLGNDGPVPPPPPPPPGGPPDALEGPSPEMGPGVKAKKPIQTKFRMPLLNWVALKPNQITGTVFTELNDEKVLQELDMSDFEEQFKTKSQGPSLDLSALKGKAAQKAPSKATLIEANRAKNLAITLRKGNLGADRICQAIEMYDLQTLGLDFLELLTRFLPTEYERSLIARFEREERPMEELSEEDRFMLRFSRIPRLPERMTTLTFLGNFPDTTQLLMPQLNAIIAASMSIKSSDKLRQILEIVLAFGNYMNSSKRGAAYGFRLQSLDALLEMKSTDRKQTLLHYLVKVIAEKYPQLTGFHTDLHFLDKAGSVSLDSVLGDVRSLQRGLELTQREFVRQDDCMVLKEFLRTNSPIMDKLLADSKTAQEAYESVVEYFGENPKTTSPSMFFSLFSRFTKAYKKAEQEVEQWKKEAAAQEAGADILGKGESPTPKSPPKARRQQMDLISELKRKQQKEPLIYESDRDGAIEDIITVLKTVPFTARTGKRTSRLLCEASLGEEVPL
- the Fmnl1 gene encoding formin-like protein 1 isoform X5, with product MGNAAGSAEQPAGPATPPPKQPVAPKQPMPAAGELEERFTRVLNCMNLPPDKVQLLSQYDNEKKWELICDQERFQVKNPPAAYIQKLKSYLDTGGVSRKFKRRVQESTQVLRELETSLRTNHIGWVQEFLNEENCGLDVLLEYLAFAQCSVTYNMESTDNGASSAEKSKPLEQSVEDLSKGPASSVPKNRHLTIKCPPSPRLTPAHSRKTLRNSRIVSQKDDVHVCIMCLRAIMNYQSGFSLVMNHPACVNEIALSLNNKNPRTKALVLELLAAVCLVRGGHDIILAAFDNFKEVCGEQHRFEKLMEYFRNEDSNIDFMVACMQFINIVVHSVENMNFRVFLQYEFTHLGLDLYLERLRLTESDKLQVQIQAYLDNVFDVGALLEDTETKNALLEHMEELQEQVALLTDRLRDAENESMAKIAELEKQLSLARKELETLRERFSDSTPMGASRRPSEPEKVPAPAPARPSALELKVEELEEKGLIRVLRGPGDTVSIEIVPGAVATPSGGDVPTPKASMDSSSPDLPLEVESVPGAAPPPPPPLPGLQSQQEAPPSAPPLAPPLPGCPEPPSAPPLPGDLPPPPPPPPPPPLGNDGPVPPPPPPPPGGPPDALEGPSPEMGPGVKAKKPIQTKFRMPLLNWVALKPNQITGTVFTELNDEKVLQELDMSDFEEQFKTKSQGPSLDLSALKGKAAQKAPSKATLIEANRAKNLAITLRKGNLGADRICQAIEMYDLQTLGLDFLELLTRFLPTEYERSLIARFEREERPMEELSEEDRFMLRFSRIPRLPERMTTLTFLGNFPDTTQLLMPQLNAIIAASMSIKSSDKLRQILEIVLAFGNYMNSSKRGAAYGFRLQSLDALLEMKSTDRKQTLLHYLVKVIAEKYPQLTGFHTDLHFLDKAGSVSLDSVLGDVRSLQRGLELTQREFVRQDDCMVLKEFLRTNSPIMDKLLADSKTAQEAYESVVEYFGENPKTTSPSMFFSLFSRFTKAYKKAEQEVEQWKKEAAAQEAGADILGKGESPTPKSPPKARRQQMDLISELKRKQQKEPLIYESDRDGAIEDIITDLRNQPYIRADTGRRSARRRPPGPPLQVTADLSL
- the Fmnl1 gene encoding formin-like protein 1 isoform X3, translating into MGNAAGSAEQPAGPATPPPKQPVAPKQPMPAAGELEERFTRVLNCMNLPPDKVQLLSQYDNEKKWELICDQERFQVKNPPAAYIQKLKSYLDTGGVSRKVAADWMSNLGFKRRVQESTQVLRELETSLRTNHIGWVQEFLNEENCGLDVLLEYLAFAQCSVTYNMESTDNGASSAEKSKPLEQSVEDLSKGPASSVPKNRHLTIKLTPAHSRKTLRNSRIVSQKDDVHVCIMCLRAIMNYQSGFSLVMNHPACVNEIALSLNNKNPRTKALVLELLAAVCLVRGGHDIILAAFDNFKEVCGEQHRFEKLMEYFRNEDSNIDFMVACMQFINIVVHSVENMNFRVFLQYEFTHLGLDLYLERLRLTESDKLQVQIQAYLDNVFDVGALLEDTETKNALLEHMEELQEQVALLTDRLRDAENESMAKIAELEKQLSLARKELETLRERFSDSTPMGASRRPSEPEKVPAPAPARPSALELKVEELEEKGLIRVLRGPGDTVSIEIVPGAVATPSGGDVPTPKASMDSSSPDLPLEVESVPGAAPPPPPPLPGLQSQQEAPPSAPPLAPPLPGCPEPPSAPPLPGDLPPPPPPPPPPPLGNDGPVPPPPPPPPGGPPDALEGPSPEMGPGVKAKKPIQTKFRMPLLNWVALKPNQITGTVFTELNDEKVLQELDMSDFEEQFKTKSQGPSLDLSALKGKAAQKAPSKATLIEANRAKNLAITLRKGNLGADRICQAIEMYDLQTLGLDFLELLTRFLPTEYERSLIARFEREERPMEELSEEDRFMLRFSRIPRLPERMTTLTFLGNFPDTTQLLMPQLNAIIAASMSIKSSDKLRQILEIVLAFGNYMNSSKRGAAYGFRLQSLDALLEMKSTDRKQTLLHYLVKVIAEKYPQLTGFHTDLHFLDKAGSVSLDSVLGDVRSLQRGLELTQREFVRQDDCMVLKEFLRTNSPIMDKLLADSKTAQEAYESVVEYFGENPKTTSPSMFFSLFSRFTKAYKKAEQEVEQWKKEAAAQEAGADILGKGESPTPKSPPKARRQQMDLISELKRKQQKEPLIYESDRDGAIEDIITDLRNQPYIRADTGRRSARRRPPGPPLQVTADLSL